Proteins from one Halopseudomonas pelagia genomic window:
- a CDS encoding VOC family protein, translating into MILRMDHFTIVTDQLEQTQHFYENLLGLECGPRPPFPVPGLWLYAEGHPVLHVIAVDHMPNPRRGVLDHMAFFAQGLEKTLDQLDQHAIAYRIIRAPGDVRTWQIFFKDPNEVDVELDFAAEEQAPADWKTRSKA; encoded by the coding sequence ATGATTCTTAGAATGGACCACTTCACTATCGTTACCGACCAGCTCGAGCAGACGCAACACTTCTATGAAAACCTGTTGGGGCTTGAATGCGGACCAAGACCGCCTTTTCCAGTGCCGGGACTGTGGCTTTATGCCGAAGGCCATCCGGTGCTTCACGTGATTGCCGTCGATCATATGCCCAACCCTCGCCGTGGTGTGCTCGACCATATGGCGTTCTTTGCGCAGGGCTTGGAGAAAACACTGGACCAGCTAGATCAGCACGCTATTGCCTATCGGATTATCCGCGCACCGGGTGATGTTCGAACCTGGCAGATTTTCTTCAAAGACCCCAATGAGGTGGATGTTGAACTTGATTTTGCCGCCGAAGAACAAGCTCCGGCCGACTGGAAGACCAGAAGCAAGGCTTGA
- a CDS encoding helix-turn-helix transcriptional regulator, which produces MYSINYDEYDPAAAGEFLTESRLVDAGFDIHIQHAHWSNSGTAVIQAKESCLLRLVLPTPARRWSPFSDNKGRFPALNCDFQSLGQVLFLPRDTEFQFRHGVSEYKAMICLFDPSIMGPLAGIQWQWDDCLSDSMLNLENPFLHMSLQRLAQEVAAPGFASELHTECLLTSIALDLHRQFLSSQIGTESGKLSSQQLKTLRELVETVPEQSNSLKQLADVLDMPARRLSEQFKSTTGLTLRQYVAQARIRRAKSLLLDRSMLIKQISYHTGFLSPASFTAAFRKEVGMTPEAFRQVHQ; this is translated from the coding sequence ATGTATTCAATAAATTATGATGAATACGATCCGGCGGCTGCCGGGGAGTTTCTGACAGAGTCTCGACTGGTGGATGCCGGTTTTGACATTCATATCCAGCATGCTCATTGGTCGAACTCTGGCACCGCGGTGATTCAGGCAAAGGAAAGTTGCCTGCTGCGTTTGGTCCTGCCGACACCCGCCAGACGCTGGTCGCCTTTCTCGGATAACAAGGGTCGCTTTCCCGCACTCAATTGTGACTTCCAATCGCTTGGGCAAGTGCTGTTTTTGCCACGCGATACAGAGTTTCAGTTTCGTCACGGGGTGTCTGAATACAAGGCCATGATCTGTCTTTTCGACCCAAGTATCATGGGGCCGCTCGCCGGCATCCAATGGCAGTGGGACGACTGCTTGAGCGACAGCATGCTGAATCTGGAAAATCCCTTCCTGCACATGTCGCTGCAGCGTCTGGCGCAAGAGGTTGCCGCCCCTGGTTTTGCCAGTGAGCTGCATACCGAGTGCCTGTTGACCAGCATCGCACTTGATTTGCATCGGCAGTTTTTGAGTTCGCAGATCGGCACCGAGTCAGGAAAGCTGAGCTCGCAACAGTTGAAAACCTTACGTGAACTAGTCGAGACGGTACCCGAGCAAAGCAATTCCCTAAAACAGCTTGCGGATGTGCTGGATATGCCCGCCAGGCGCCTGTCAGAGCAGTTCAAAAGCACCACTGGGCTGACGCTACGCCAGTATGTGGCGCAGGCCCGCATCCGCCGGGCAAAGTCGCTGTTGCTGGATCGCAGCATGTTGATCAAACAAATCTCCTACCATACCGGGTTCCTCAGTCCGGCCTCCTTTACGGCAGCCTTCCGTAAAGAGGTCGGTATGACGCCTGAAGCATTCCGCCAGGTGCACCAGTAA
- a CDS encoding MFS transporter: MKQFDSREFKIGWKILILAVVGVATSSSSLLLYSFSSMMIPLEQALGWGRSELQAAITALSLGTIVAAQLAGWLNLKFGLRIVTILSLVALSISLVLLTQVKTTIWSLYLGYFLVPLAGLGTLQITWSHLVNLWFVENRGLALAIILSGSGLAAAGLPLLITWSVSTWNWQAGFIALSLLPVLVALPLTLLWLLPVRAESGPVTAKQPISQNAAGGMLLAEALRSWRFWLCNLSMTLVVACVVGLVTNIIPLLQDRGLSAVEAGQIFSAFGISLIFGRLVVGYLIDRLWAPGVASIALLMPAVACLIFALSSGNTALYVLATMLVGIGAGAEFDIAAFLIAKYFGMRDYGRLFGIHLGLITAGAAAAPLLFGALYSMTGDYSGLLIFSTVCFVVGPLMLLLLGSYPVFRQTDAAAPAF; encoded by the coding sequence ATGAAACAGTTCGATAGCAGAGAATTCAAGATCGGCTGGAAGATCCTCATTCTTGCCGTGGTAGGCGTCGCGACCAGCTCCAGCTCGCTGTTGCTGTACAGCTTCAGCTCAATGATGATCCCGCTGGAGCAGGCATTGGGCTGGGGCCGAAGTGAATTGCAGGCCGCCATCACCGCTCTGTCGCTCGGCACCATAGTAGCCGCTCAGTTGGCGGGCTGGCTCAACCTGAAGTTTGGGCTACGTATTGTCACCATCCTTTCATTGGTCGCGCTGTCAATCAGCCTAGTGTTACTCACCCAGGTAAAAACCACGATATGGAGCCTGTATCTGGGGTATTTCCTGGTCCCGCTGGCGGGTTTGGGCACCTTGCAGATTACCTGGTCCCACCTGGTGAATCTCTGGTTCGTGGAAAATCGCGGGCTGGCACTGGCCATCATTCTCAGCGGCTCAGGGCTAGCCGCAGCCGGGTTGCCGCTGCTGATTACCTGGTCGGTTTCAACCTGGAACTGGCAAGCCGGATTCATCGCGCTGTCGTTGCTGCCGGTGCTGGTTGCACTGCCATTGACCTTACTTTGGTTGCTGCCGGTTAGAGCTGAAAGTGGCCCGGTAACCGCTAAGCAGCCCATATCCCAGAACGCCGCAGGCGGCATGTTGTTAGCAGAGGCACTAAGATCCTGGCGTTTTTGGTTGTGCAATCTGTCTATGACCCTAGTAGTGGCCTGCGTAGTCGGACTGGTGACCAATATTATCCCGTTGCTTCAGGACCGTGGTCTTAGCGCCGTCGAGGCCGGGCAGATCTTCAGCGCCTTTGGTATCTCGTTGATCTTCGGACGACTGGTCGTAGGCTACCTGATTGACCGCCTGTGGGCGCCAGGCGTAGCTTCTATAGCGCTACTCATGCCCGCTGTCGCCTGTCTTATTTTCGCGCTAAGCAGCGGCAATACGGCGCTTTATGTTCTGGCAACGATGCTGGTGGGTATTGGCGCCGGAGCGGAGTTTGATATCGCCGCCTTTCTTATCGCCAAGTATTTCGGCATGCGCGATTACGGTCGCCTATTCGGCATCCATCTAGGATTGATAACCGCAGGGGCTGCCGCCGCGCCGCTGCTGTTCGGCGCGCTTTACAGCATGACGGGCGACTATTCAGGCCTGCTCATCTTCAGCACGGTTTGCTTTGTTGTTGGCCCATTGATGCTGCTGTTGCTCGGAAGCTACCCGGTGTTTCGGCAGACAGACGCCGCCGCGCCTGCTTTTTAA
- a CDS encoding SDR family NAD(P)-dependent oxidoreductase, which produces MSLHKERTGADIPERRINRLDDKPSFQLRYGNWALIAGASHGIGAAFARQLAAQGMNCILVARNETALESLKAELEAQHGVQALCVKQDLSATDATARLLEATGNRQVGLVIYNAGGDPFISQFLNTDAGQWMKLLRMNTQTVMDISHAFGGRMIERGRGGLLLVGSHAALGGVRKLGMYSATKGFSLNLGESLWAEWKDQGVDVLNLLISTVDTPTMRETMQRLNIPNAMTMPLPQADDIACLALQQLRNGPTLIHPEDLAVPAGEGSPGSLRRDHVITKSTEAAQFIGND; this is translated from the coding sequence ATGAGCCTGCACAAAGAGCGTACCGGAGCGGATATTCCGGAAAGGCGGATCAACCGACTGGATGATAAGCCCTCATTTCAACTGCGATATGGTAACTGGGCGCTTATCGCGGGGGCATCCCATGGCATCGGTGCAGCCTTCGCGCGCCAGCTCGCAGCGCAGGGTATGAATTGCATTCTGGTTGCCCGAAACGAGACAGCGCTTGAGTCACTGAAAGCCGAGCTTGAAGCACAACACGGCGTTCAGGCGCTATGCGTGAAACAGGACCTGTCGGCAACGGATGCCACCGCGAGGCTGCTGGAAGCCACCGGCAACCGTCAGGTCGGCCTGGTGATATACAACGCCGGCGGTGACCCCTTTATCAGCCAGTTTCTCAACACCGATGCCGGGCAGTGGATGAAGCTGCTCAGGATGAACACGCAGACAGTCATGGACATCAGCCACGCATTTGGCGGCCGGATGATAGAGCGGGGCCGCGGCGGGTTGCTGCTAGTGGGTTCACATGCCGCTCTCGGTGGTGTGCGCAAGCTGGGGATGTATTCCGCAACCAAGGGCTTTTCGCTGAATCTGGGTGAATCGCTGTGGGCTGAGTGGAAGGACCAGGGCGTTGATGTGCTCAATCTACTGATCAGCACCGTGGATACGCCAACGATGCGCGAGACCATGCAGCGATTGAATATTCCCAATGCCATGACCATGCCATTGCCGCAGGCGGACGACATCGCCTGCCTGGCTCTGCAGCAACTGCGGAACGGGCCGACGCTCATTCATCCTGAAGATCTTGCGGTTCCGGCCGGCGAAGGGTCACCCGGCAGCCTGAGACGAGATCACGTGATAACCAAAAGTACCGAGGCTGCTCAGTTTATTGGCAACGACTGA
- a CDS encoding phosphotransferase family protein: MNMALDNAGSDQLMEQKIRDFIETLLGGTVTRTDRLPRWRPAWNMELQRGNEILKLHIRGDRGGDVSPFPDDLRREADILTLLGQQGVPVPHIYGFCEDPLAIVMQAVPGTRDISAASDDAERLSLAKQYIDAMVAMHQLPLDDFVAKGIAQPEGAEAISLAGLDAYYPLYARNKTRPQPLLEFALNWLRRNVPQHRSKPSLVQYDSGQYLFENGKLTTLYDFEFAMIGDPLADLASARMRDNYEPLGAPFRELYEYYQQVSSEPPEPDVVRFHTTLFSTVSTMQFSSTVATPKPGDPHDTYIEFDIALRRVVVHALAESMGVAIETPASPIKPTGPNAELLSMLRDAVEQVEVTDPFQSTKLNAVRKIVEYLGKADAMMLELQAQDMREAQALLGQSFEDHQKMEAALESFVTTAGAEHDLPLLTLFASQIERRVQVFGSTAIGASASHIDLPPL; this comes from the coding sequence ATGAACATGGCCTTAGACAATGCCGGTAGCGACCAGTTGATGGAGCAGAAAATACGGGATTTCATCGAAACGTTACTCGGCGGCACGGTGACACGCACGGACCGGCTACCGCGCTGGCGCCCTGCCTGGAACATGGAACTGCAGCGGGGCAATGAAATACTCAAATTACACATCCGTGGCGACCGCGGCGGCGATGTCAGCCCGTTTCCGGATGATCTGCGCCGGGAAGCGGATATTCTCACGCTGCTCGGTCAGCAGGGCGTTCCAGTGCCGCATATCTATGGCTTCTGCGAGGACCCGCTAGCCATCGTCATGCAAGCTGTACCCGGCACCCGAGACATTTCCGCCGCCAGCGACGACGCTGAGCGTCTGAGCCTGGCCAAACAATACATAGACGCCATGGTCGCCATGCACCAGCTGCCACTGGACGACTTTGTGGCCAAGGGCATCGCGCAGCCCGAGGGCGCCGAAGCCATTTCGCTGGCAGGGCTTGATGCCTATTACCCGCTTTACGCGCGCAATAAAACCCGACCGCAGCCGCTGCTGGAATTTGCCCTCAACTGGCTGCGCCGCAACGTCCCGCAGCATCGCAGCAAACCGAGCCTGGTGCAGTACGACTCGGGGCAGTATCTGTTCGAGAACGGCAAGCTGACCACCCTCTATGATTTCGAGTTCGCGATGATCGGCGATCCCTTGGCCGATCTGGCATCAGCGCGCATGCGGGACAACTACGAACCGCTCGGAGCGCCTTTCAGGGAACTCTACGAATATTATCAGCAGGTCAGCAGCGAACCGCCCGAACCCGACGTGGTGCGCTTTCATACCACATTGTTCTCCACCGTCAGCACCATGCAGTTCTCCTCGACGGTCGCGACGCCAAAACCGGGAGACCCCCACGATACCTATATTGAATTCGACATTGCCCTGCGCCGCGTAGTGGTCCATGCCCTGGCGGAATCAATGGGCGTGGCAATCGAGACGCCAGCAAGCCCGATCAAACCAACCGGACCCAACGCCGAACTGCTGAGCATGCTCCGCGATGCCGTTGAACAGGTCGAAGTGACTGATCCATTCCAGAGCACCAAGCTGAACGCCGTGCGCAAGATCGTCGAATATCTAGGCAAGGCCGACGCCATGATGCTGGAGCTGCAGGCCCAGGATATGCGTGAAGCCCAAGCACTGCTCGGCCAGAGCTTTGAAGATCATCAGAAAATGGAGGCTGCACTGGAGAGCTTCGTTACCACAGCAGGGGCCGAGCATGACCTACCCCTGTTAACACTTTTTGCTTCGCAGATTGAGCGACGCGTTCAGGTGTTCGGCAGCACGGCTATTGGCGCCTCAGCCAGTCACATTGATCTTCCTCCGCTATGA
- a CDS encoding nuclear transport factor 2 family protein: MGLRQEQIIREFCAAWGDGTATSRPQLDTILNMMSEDAVWQLWVPGGPVIRGRAALRDEIQRQMSYVTHNHCVIRNILSSDSMVMTERDDYAISSGKPMPHSMVAVYELNAEGKITAWREYLDTADLAKKKGVSLDQVGGPELATPKT, translated from the coding sequence ATGGGCTTACGACAAGAACAGATCATCAGGGAATTCTGCGCTGCATGGGGTGACGGGACAGCTACGTCGCGCCCGCAGCTGGATACCATCTTGAACATGATGAGCGAGGACGCAGTCTGGCAGCTCTGGGTGCCCGGCGGGCCGGTGATTCGCGGCCGCGCTGCGTTACGCGACGAGATCCAGCGGCAGATGAGTTACGTCACCCACAACCACTGCGTTATCCGCAACATCCTATCCTCGGACAGCATGGTCATGACCGAACGCGATGACTACGCCATCTCCAGCGGCAAACCGATGCCGCACTCCATGGTCGCGGTTTACGAGCTAAATGCTGAAGGCAAAATCACGGCATGGCGCGAATACCTTGACACCGCTGATCTGGCGAAAAAGAAGGGGGTATCCCTGGATCAGGTTGGCGGACCGGAATTGGCTACCCCAAAGACCTGA
- a CDS encoding SDR family NAD(P)-dependent oxidoreductase: protein MNRLAGKVAVITGAGSGIGRASAITFAAQGAKVVVTDLYADAADRVVHSITAAGNEATALKVDVGQEADLKQMIATTIETYGRIDILFNNAVNKNPETARDVDFINFNEELFYANMRVNVLGGVLACKHALPHMLEQACGSIIFTSSTSSIAGEVAQFSYGASKAALNWYVQTIAATFGKQGIRCNAILPGVIRTAALEGWANEEMTRAFLDLQNVPQLGEPEDIANMALFLASDEARYVNGALMRVDGGMSCGTPMVPVIRAYL, encoded by the coding sequence ATGAACAGACTTGCAGGAAAAGTAGCCGTGATCACCGGCGCCGGAAGCGGTATTGGTCGCGCCAGCGCCATCACATTTGCCGCCCAGGGCGCCAAGGTTGTGGTGACTGATTTGTACGCCGACGCCGCGGATCGCGTCGTGCACAGCATCACGGCGGCGGGTAACGAAGCGACGGCGCTCAAGGTCGATGTCGGCCAGGAGGCCGACCTGAAGCAGATGATAGCCACCACCATCGAGACCTACGGCCGCATCGACATCCTCTTCAACAACGCCGTCAACAAGAATCCCGAAACAGCGCGGGATGTGGACTTCATCAACTTCAATGAGGAGCTGTTCTACGCCAACATGCGCGTCAACGTGCTGGGTGGCGTGCTCGCCTGCAAGCACGCCCTGCCTCACATGCTCGAGCAAGCGTGCGGCTCGATCATCTTCACCTCGTCCACCAGTTCGATTGCCGGGGAAGTCGCCCAGTTCAGTTACGGCGCGTCCAAAGCGGCACTCAACTGGTATGTGCAAACCATCGCCGCCACTTTCGGCAAGCAGGGCATTCGCTGCAACGCGATCCTGCCCGGAGTTATCCGTACCGCTGCGCTTGAAGGCTGGGCCAATGAAGAGATGACCCGCGCCTTCCTCGACCTGCAGAACGTGCCACAGCTAGGTGAGCCGGAAGATATCGCCAATATGGCGCTGTTCCTCGCCTCCGACGAGGCGCGCTATGTGAACGGCGCCCTGATGCGTGTCGACGGTGGCATGAGTTGTGGCACGCCCATGGTCCCGGTGATCCGCGCCTACCTCTGA
- a CDS encoding DUF1329 domain-containing protein, producing MKMNQIAISLLAVIATSALGNETWTADDLGQDLTRFGAIAAGNEAGTIPAYTGGLEVPASLKPAGGSWPNPFADEEPLFRISAENADEFADQLSAGQMKLLKQYPDTYYMDIYPTHRTAAFPEPFLAATVNNAGNPDCQSLHDGLSVSEACRGGLPFPIPQSGEQAMWNYLLNYQGINGWDWNHSAYVVNQGRVTLTNTNRSTGEKPFYQLDVEGRDPKIASRIWSRIVAPARTAGTASGYWDHLDPVENDRYAWSYSTGQRRIRKAPEFSYDTPNAAFGSVSFYDEIFLFSGKMDRFSWTLEGKREMFLPYSNYELKWGCDMDTKLMENHINPACERWELHRAWVVSAERKEGVRHAQKSRRYYIDEDTFGAALYDAWDDSGEMFRSGAQYNIQAYGIPNNPQQDSYSLYDFTRSQYGMFGNGPTRYREAPIMEREANPQTIAAGQSR from the coding sequence ATGAAGATGAATCAGATTGCAATCAGCTTGCTCGCGGTCATAGCTACCTCGGCGCTGGGTAACGAGACATGGACCGCCGATGACCTGGGCCAGGACCTTACCCGCTTTGGTGCGATAGCCGCAGGTAATGAGGCCGGTACCATTCCCGCCTACACCGGCGGCCTGGAGGTGCCCGCCAGTCTGAAGCCAGCCGGCGGATCCTGGCCGAATCCGTTCGCCGACGAAGAGCCGCTGTTTCGCATCAGCGCCGAGAACGCCGACGAATTCGCCGACCAGCTCTCCGCCGGGCAAATGAAGCTGCTCAAGCAGTACCCGGATACTTATTACATGGACATCTACCCGACCCACCGTACGGCAGCGTTCCCCGAGCCCTTTCTAGCGGCAACTGTGAATAACGCGGGCAACCCGGATTGCCAATCGCTGCACGACGGTTTATCCGTCAGTGAAGCCTGCCGTGGCGGGCTGCCCTTCCCGATTCCGCAGAGCGGCGAGCAGGCCATGTGGAATTATCTACTCAACTACCAAGGCATCAACGGTTGGGACTGGAATCATAGCGCCTATGTGGTCAATCAGGGTCGCGTGACCTTGACCAACACCAACCGCTCTACCGGTGAGAAACCATTCTATCAACTGGATGTGGAAGGACGTGACCCGAAAATTGCCAGTCGGATCTGGTCACGCATCGTTGCTCCGGCTCGCACCGCGGGCACCGCCTCCGGTTATTGGGATCACCTTGACCCAGTGGAGAATGATCGCTATGCCTGGAGCTATTCGACTGGGCAGCGACGCATCCGCAAAGCGCCAGAGTTTTCCTACGACACGCCCAATGCCGCGTTCGGCAGTGTGTCCTTCTACGACGAGATCTTTCTGTTCTCCGGCAAAATGGATCGCTTCAGCTGGACGCTGGAAGGCAAGAGGGAAATGTTCCTGCCCTACAGCAACTACGAGTTGAAGTGGGGTTGCGACATGGACACCAAGCTGATGGAAAACCACATCAACCCGGCGTGCGAGCGCTGGGAGCTGCACCGCGCCTGGGTTGTTTCAGCTGAGCGCAAGGAAGGTGTGCGGCACGCGCAGAAATCCCGCCGTTATTACATTGACGAAGATACCTTCGGCGCGGCCTTGTACGACGCCTGGGATGACAGCGGCGAGATGTTCCGCTCGGGCGCCCAATACAACATTCAGGCCTATGGCATACCGAATAATCCGCAGCAGGACTCCTATTCGCTGTATGACTTCACTCGCAGCCAGTACGGCATGTTCGGCAACGGGCCTACACGCTACCGCGAGGCGCCGATCATGGAGCGTGAAGCCAATCCACAAACCATCGCCGCAGGCCAGAGCCGTTAA
- a CDS encoding DUF1302 domain-containing protein has protein sequence MFKPELSLLSKAVGLSVSLACVSSIQAAEFDTGNPDLSGRWDNTIRYNLGVRAEGRDNALGNNATYDESNYKFDRGDVVTNRLDVMSELELAYKRTHGLRISGAAWYDQAYSDTDIETNPGNIYYPGAPAGPSTSSYIGDRYSSHTKRYHQGLNGELLDAFLFTRFYLGDAPISLRAGRHTLYWGNGLLIPGHAVSYSQAPLDGRKAQANPGTETREVFLPLAQISGQAQVTDRLSLAAQYFLEWDSTRAPEGGTYLASADVALQGPDRLPVAPGFAFPIEDPLEPDNRGNWGVMARYSLDFMQSDISAFYREFDDYTPWGLQTGPSSARYIYAEDIKLYGLSWSAGPVLGGASVGVDLSYRENASLISSRFDLADNQGARGDTWHMVANALWLLPSTPLWDTGSLITEVAYSHLDKVTENADQFRGEGYGGCVNQDKDWGCATRNYAGLAINFTPQWLGALPGWNISAPMSINYGLSGNAATGGGNEGDYNFKVGIKGVLDERYDISLSYIGYGSDTINRNVPGVGNTVVGGNGSIGLSDRDWVSLTLSTAF, from the coding sequence ATGTTCAAGCCAGAGTTGTCATTACTCAGCAAGGCTGTAGGACTCTCAGTCTCGCTTGCCTGTGTGAGCAGTATTCAGGCAGCAGAATTCGATACCGGCAATCCCGACCTGAGCGGCCGCTGGGACAATACCATTCGCTACAACCTGGGCGTGCGCGCCGAAGGCCGCGACAACGCACTGGGCAACAACGCCACCTATGACGAATCAAACTACAAGTTTGATCGCGGTGACGTGGTAACCAATCGTCTGGATGTGATGAGCGAGCTGGAGCTGGCTTACAAGAGAACCCATGGCCTGCGCATCAGTGGTGCGGCCTGGTACGATCAGGCCTACTCCGATACTGATATCGAGACCAATCCCGGCAACATCTACTATCCAGGTGCGCCTGCCGGACCCAGTACCAGCAGCTATATCGGTGATCGGTACTCATCCCACACCAAGCGCTACCACCAGGGTTTGAACGGTGAGCTGCTCGATGCGTTTTTGTTCACCCGGTTTTATCTGGGCGATGCGCCGATCAGCCTGCGTGCGGGACGTCACACGCTCTATTGGGGCAACGGTCTGCTGATTCCGGGGCATGCCGTTTCCTACTCACAGGCCCCTTTGGATGGCCGCAAGGCTCAGGCAAATCCCGGCACTGAAACCCGCGAGGTATTCCTGCCGCTGGCACAAATCTCAGGCCAGGCCCAGGTCACTGATCGGCTCTCCCTCGCGGCACAGTATTTCCTTGAATGGGATTCAACGCGCGCACCTGAAGGCGGAACCTACCTGGCCTCCGCCGACGTGGCTCTGCAAGGCCCGGACCGCTTGCCCGTTGCCCCCGGCTTCGCCTTTCCCATTGAAGACCCGCTAGAACCCGACAACCGCGGCAACTGGGGCGTCATGGCGCGTTACAGCCTCGATTTCATGCAATCGGATATCAGCGCGTTCTACCGCGAGTTTGATGACTACACCCCCTGGGGCCTGCAAACCGGGCCCAGCTCTGCCCGTTATATTTACGCCGAAGACATCAAGCTCTACGGCTTGAGCTGGTCAGCGGGGCCGGTACTCGGCGGTGCGTCGGTGGGTGTTGACCTGTCTTATCGTGAAAACGCTTCGCTGATATCCAGCCGATTTGATCTGGCAGACAACCAAGGCGCGCGAGGCGACACCTGGCACATGGTCGCCAACGCGCTCTGGCTGCTGCCTTCAACACCGCTTTGGGACACCGGCTCGCTGATTACCGAGGTCGCCTATAGCCATCTGGACAAAGTCACCGAGAATGCCGATCAGTTCCGCGGCGAAGGTTATGGCGGCTGTGTCAACCAGGATAAGGACTGGGGCTGTGCTACCCGCAACTATGCCGGGCTGGCGATCAACTTTACCCCGCAGTGGCTGGGCGCCCTGCCCGGCTGGAATATCTCCGCGCCTATGAGCATCAACTACGGTCTTTCCGGCAATGCTGCCACCGGCGGTGGCAACGAGGGCGATTACAACTTCAAGGTGGGCATCAAAGGCGTGTTAGACGAGCGCTACGACATCAGCCTGTCTTACATCGGCTATGGCTCCGACACCATCAACCGCAATGTGCCAGGCGTTGGAAACACCGTGGTAGGGGGTAACGGCAGCATCGGCCTCTCCGATCGTGACTGGGTATCGTTGACCCTGAGCACTGCGTTCTAG
- a CDS encoding alpha/beta hydrolase: MQKIKLTWNISHLTPYSTPVTLSGQLFAADDLTANNGTVELLVCLHGGSCSSDYYHPDYLDPSYSFARYMTERGYLVLAVDTLGMGASSKPQPENQLTLEMIAAASDFATRQTAAGLLEGEWLQLPPYCTLRLSGLGHSMGGMLAVYQQGCFHTFERLIVAGWSNLPLELGDTDVASVQASLAAGGYIATDRQPMRGLFHLPDVPEQLIERDDQHAGLTPVTLALAALTPGSVTREAAAIGCPVMLLYGEVDVSPDPQREAAFYPLASHSTVTLIGRAAHMHNMASSRLQVWQAMDAWLQKS; this comes from the coding sequence ATGCAGAAAATCAAACTGACGTGGAACATCAGCCATCTCACACCCTACTCCACGCCCGTCACCCTGTCTGGCCAACTTTTTGCTGCAGATGATCTGACCGCTAACAACGGCACGGTAGAGCTACTGGTGTGCCTACATGGTGGCAGTTGTTCAAGTGATTATTATCATCCTGATTACCTGGATCCTTCTTACAGCTTTGCCAGATACATGACCGAGCGCGGCTATCTGGTGTTGGCAGTCGACACACTCGGTATGGGCGCCAGCAGTAAGCCACAACCCGAGAACCAATTAACGCTGGAAATGATTGCCGCTGCCAGCGACTTTGCCACACGGCAAACCGCCGCTGGACTGTTGGAAGGCGAATGGCTGCAGCTACCGCCGTATTGCACGTTGCGGCTATCCGGGTTGGGCCATTCCATGGGCGGAATGCTGGCAGTTTACCAACAGGGATGCTTTCACACCTTTGAGCGGCTGATCGTAGCGGGCTGGAGCAACCTGCCTCTGGAGCTGGGCGACACTGACGTAGCCAGCGTGCAAGCAAGTCTTGCTGCGGGCGGTTACATCGCAACTGACCGGCAACCCATGCGCGGCTTGTTTCACCTGCCTGATGTGCCGGAGCAGCTGATCGAACGTGATGATCAGCACGCCGGCCTGACGCCTGTAACTCTCGCATTGGCTGCACTTACCCCTGGTTCCGTGACGCGCGAAGCCGCGGCCATTGGTTGCCCGGTCATGCTGCTGTACGGCGAAGTCGATGTCAGCCCTGACCCGCAGCGCGAAGCAGCATTCTATCCTCTCGCCTCTCACAGCACGGTCACTCTCATCGGCCGCGCCGCCCATATGCACAACATGGCTTCCTCAAGACTGCAGGTCTGGCAAGCTATGGATGCTTGGTTACAGAAGAGCTGA